Proteins from one Listeria weihenstephanensis genomic window:
- the pdhA gene encoding pyruvate dehydrogenase (acetyl-transferring) E1 component subunit alpha: MASKTKKTVVNVKEQFQAVADQFELVQILNEKGEVVNPDLMPDLTDEQLVELMTRMVWTRVLDQRSISLNRQGRLGFYAPTAGQEASQLASHYALTKADYVLPGYRDVPQMIWHGLPLTKAFLFSRGHFVGNQFADDLNVLSPQIIIGAQIVQAAGVALGLKKRKKDAVVITYTGDGGSSQGDFYEGMNFAGAYKAPAIFVVQNNMFAISTPREKQSAAATLAQKAVAAGIPGVQVDGMDPLAVYAVTKFARDRAVAGDGPTLIETMTYRYGPHTLSGDDPTRYRTKELDGEWELKDPIVRFRTFLEAKGLWNEEKENEVIEQAKEEIKTSIKEADATPKQKVSDLLKNMYETPTAPIKEQLAIFEAKESK, encoded by the coding sequence ATGGCTTCTAAAACAAAGAAGACTGTAGTAAACGTGAAAGAGCAGTTTCAAGCTGTTGCCGATCAATTTGAATTGGTACAAATTTTAAATGAAAAAGGAGAGGTTGTTAATCCTGACTTGATGCCCGACTTAACTGACGAGCAATTAGTAGAATTAATGACACGCATGGTTTGGACTCGTGTGCTTGACCAACGTTCGATTTCCTTGAACCGCCAAGGTCGCCTAGGTTTCTACGCACCAACAGCTGGACAAGAAGCATCACAATTGGCAAGTCACTACGCGCTAACAAAAGCAGATTACGTACTTCCTGGTTACCGTGACGTTCCACAAATGATCTGGCACGGACTTCCATTAACGAAAGCTTTCCTATTCTCACGTGGACATTTTGTCGGAAATCAATTCGCAGACGACTTAAACGTTCTATCTCCACAAATCATCATCGGTGCACAAATCGTTCAAGCTGCCGGCGTTGCTCTTGGACTTAAGAAACGTAAAAAAGACGCAGTTGTCATCACATATACAGGTGACGGTGGTTCTTCACAAGGTGATTTCTACGAAGGTATGAACTTCGCCGGTGCCTACAAAGCTCCAGCCATCTTCGTTGTTCAAAATAACATGTTCGCGATCTCAACACCACGCGAAAAACAATCAGCAGCAGCAACACTTGCTCAAAAAGCAGTTGCAGCAGGTATCCCGGGCGTTCAAGTAGACGGCATGGATCCACTAGCAGTATACGCTGTAACAAAATTTGCGCGTGATCGTGCAGTTGCAGGCGATGGCCCAACACTAATCGAAACAATGACTTACCGTTACGGTCCACATACACTTTCAGGTGATGATCCAACTCGTTACCGTACAAAAGAGCTTGATGGCGAGTGGGAATTAAAAGATCCAATCGTGCGTTTCCGTACTTTCCTAGAAGCTAAAGGTCTATGGAACGAAGAAAAAGAAAATGAAGTAATCGAACAAGCGAAAGAAGAAATCAAAACATCTATCAAAGAAGCTGACGCTACGCCAAAACAAAAAGTATCAGATCTTCTTAAAAATATGTACGAAACACCAACAGCTCCAATCAAAGAGCAATTGGCAATTTTTGAAGCGAAGGAGTCGAAATAA
- the modA gene encoding molybdate ABC transporter substrate-binding protein, giving the protein MRMWIKSSLVLAVLFLVLAGCGTQEPQTIHISVAASLKDVMDDVKPLYEKEHDNIKLEFDFAGSGQVRERVENGAPIDGVVLASAADADTLLKKKFISEKQEIASNTLVAVMPKKSVPTGDIKTELAKARVIAIGDPASVPAGKYAAEFLTKEQLMAGVKSRLVKASDVRQVLAYVESGNADIGFVYQTDAMISKKVQTAYKMSNSSHSPIGYYVATVKDSDVADEASKFMDYMEGAQAQKILKKYGFGAAN; this is encoded by the coding sequence ATGAGAATGTGGATAAAAAGCAGTTTGGTTTTGGCGGTGTTATTTTTAGTTTTGGCTGGATGTGGCACACAAGAACCGCAAACGATACATATTTCTGTGGCGGCGAGTTTGAAAGATGTGATGGATGACGTCAAGCCGCTGTATGAAAAAGAACATGATAACATAAAATTAGAATTTGATTTTGCTGGATCTGGGCAAGTTCGCGAGCGTGTGGAGAATGGCGCGCCAATTGATGGCGTGGTACTTGCAAGCGCGGCGGATGCGGATACATTGTTGAAAAAGAAATTCATTAGTGAAAAACAGGAAATTGCCTCGAATACACTGGTTGCTGTGATGCCGAAAAAAAGTGTTCCAACTGGCGATATTAAAACAGAACTTGCGAAGGCGCGTGTGATTGCGATTGGTGATCCAGCTTCTGTACCAGCCGGAAAATATGCGGCGGAATTTTTGACGAAAGAGCAGTTGATGGCGGGCGTGAAATCGCGTTTGGTGAAGGCGAGTGACGTGCGTCAAGTGTTGGCATACGTGGAATCTGGAAACGCGGATATTGGTTTTGTATATCAAACCGATGCGATGATTTCCAAAAAGGTGCAGACGGCTTATAAAATGAGCAACTCGTCGCACAGCCCGATTGGATATTACGTGGCGACAGTAAAAGATTCTGATGTGGCTGATGAGGCGTCGAAATTTATGGATTATATGGAAGGAGCGCAAGCGCAGAAAATTTTGAAGAAGTATGGATTTGGAGCAGCGAACTAA
- the moaA gene encoding GTP 3',8-cyclase MoaA: MQLLTDRFGRVHDYIRISVTDRCNLRCVYCMPDEGMTFLPHEQVLSKNEIVDFMKIMVGYGIKKVRITGGEPLLRTDIVDIIAGISALPEIEDIAVTTNAMYLVKKAEALKAAGLTRVNISLDSLQEDRFKTITRGGRLQKVLDGIAKAEEVGFFPIKLNVVLIKGQNDDEILDFLQFTKDKDINIRFIEYMPIGHAGDSWKKQYLSLETIFDACKEAGLAYQPVDSVRGNGPSENYRLEGAKGTFGLIHPVSSHFCASCNRLRLTADGYIKACLYWDEEMNIRPFIDDPQKLMDLVQKSIDNKPESHEMAIALQDEMQSHKPTTRRMSQIGG; the protein is encoded by the coding sequence ATGCAACTATTAACCGATCGCTTTGGACGCGTCCATGATTATATCCGTATTTCCGTCACCGACCGCTGTAATTTGCGCTGCGTATACTGCATGCCTGACGAAGGTATGACATTCCTACCTCACGAACAAGTGCTTTCCAAAAACGAAATTGTAGACTTCATGAAAATTATGGTTGGCTATGGCATCAAAAAAGTCCGGATTACAGGCGGCGAACCACTTTTGCGGACAGATATTGTGGATATTATCGCAGGAATTAGCGCACTACCCGAAATCGAGGATATTGCCGTCACGACAAACGCGATGTATCTCGTCAAAAAAGCAGAAGCCTTGAAAGCCGCTGGATTAACACGTGTCAATATCAGTCTAGACTCGCTACAAGAAGATCGTTTCAAAACAATTACGCGCGGCGGTCGATTGCAAAAAGTACTAGATGGAATCGCAAAAGCCGAAGAAGTCGGTTTTTTTCCAATCAAGCTCAATGTTGTCTTGATAAAAGGCCAGAATGACGATGAAATTCTAGATTTTCTGCAATTCACAAAAGACAAAGATATCAACATTCGCTTCATCGAATATATGCCGATTGGTCACGCTGGCGATAGTTGGAAAAAGCAATATTTATCGCTAGAAACCATTTTTGATGCCTGTAAAGAAGCTGGCTTAGCGTATCAACCAGTCGATTCGGTTCGCGGCAATGGCCCGTCAGAGAACTACCGATTAGAAGGCGCAAAAGGGACATTCGGCTTGATTCACCCAGTCAGCTCCCATTTTTGCGCAAGTTGTAACCGATTGCGCTTGACCGCGGATGGCTACATTAAAGCGTGCCTGTATTGGGATGAAGAAATGAATATCCGTCCGTTCATCGATGATCCACAAAAATTAATGGACCTCGTGCAAAAATCAATCGACAATAAACCAGAAAGTCACGAGATGGCGATTGCCCTACAAGACGAAATGCAATCACACAAACCGACGACACGGCGAATGAGCCAAATCGGAGGATAA
- a CDS encoding NADPH-dependent FMN reductase → MSEKPNIGLIIGSNRPTRVCRTVAEWAMKEMEHDKLNLSLIDLAEINLPFLDEPEIPAHHKYEKAHTKAWSELISGYDGFVFIFPQYNWGYPAVLKNALDFLYDEWRGKPVSIMCYGGHGGFQATLSMKLVTQGLHMYNMATNPPLDISDEMFDEKGQFKNIEKDFARYKGPLQAVSAEFADLLVK, encoded by the coding sequence ATGTCAGAAAAACCAAATATCGGTCTCATTATCGGAAGTAACCGCCCGACACGTGTCTGCCGGACAGTGGCTGAATGGGCGATGAAAGAAATGGAACACGACAAGCTGAATCTGAGTCTCATCGACCTCGCGGAAATAAATCTTCCATTTTTAGATGAGCCAGAAATTCCAGCACACCATAAATACGAGAAAGCCCATACAAAAGCGTGGAGCGAATTAATCAGCGGCTACGACGGTTTCGTGTTCATTTTTCCGCAATATAATTGGGGTTATCCCGCAGTCTTGAAAAATGCGTTGGATTTCTTATATGATGAATGGCGCGGGAAACCAGTGAGCATCATGTGTTATGGCGGGCATGGTGGCTTCCAAGCAACGCTCAGCATGAAACTCGTAACACAAGGCTTGCATATGTATAACATGGCGACGAACCCACCGCTCGATATTTCGGATGAGATGTTCGATGAGAAGGGCCAATTTAAAAACATCGAAAAAGACTTCGCGCGATACAAGGGGCCATTACAAGCTGTCTCAGCAGAATTTGCTGATTTACTTGTAAAATAA
- a CDS encoding MogA/MoaB family molybdenum cofactor biosynthesis protein, which translates to MEQKEFIQARVGILTISDTRNLDTDKSGQLIVEALEAAGHVVTQRIVVKDDDFLINEGLAKLKPHCDCVISNGGTGIAVRDVTFEALWDQVSQEIPGFGELFRMLSYKEIGTRAMLSRAFAGFTLDNVLLFVIPGSSNACGLAINQLIIPELPHFLAERRK; encoded by the coding sequence ATGGAACAGAAGGAATTTATTCAGGCTCGAGTTGGGATTTTAACCATCAGTGACACGCGGAATTTAGATACGGATAAAAGTGGGCAATTGATTGTGGAGGCGCTTGAAGCAGCGGGACATGTTGTAACGCAGCGCATTGTTGTGAAGGATGATGATTTCTTAATTAATGAGGGGCTTGCTAAATTAAAGCCACATTGTGATTGTGTGATTTCAAATGGCGGTACAGGCATTGCGGTGCGGGATGTGACATTTGAGGCGTTATGGGATCAAGTTTCGCAGGAGATTCCTGGTTTCGGCGAGCTATTCCGTATGCTTAGCTACAAAGAAATTGGAACTCGGGCGATGTTGTCGCGGGCTTTTGCGGGGTTTACGCTGGATAATGTGTTACTGTTTGTGATTCCAGGCTCGTCTAACGCTTGCGGACTCGCGATTAATCAACTTATTATTCCTGAGTTGCCACATTTTTTGGCGGAGCGCAGAAAATAA
- the mobB gene encoding molybdopterin-guanine dinucleotide biosynthesis protein B translates to MAIILQITGFKKSGKTTLTNCFVQQLKAQDYTVAVIKHDAHAFTIDHPGTDSHSFRESGADVVALSSSSQHAIMVDQGITLQNMIAQLPPTDVILIEGYKEAPFPKIVMVRDEEDIATLETLPAIHTMATLRDDLPANILKISTQAAQVALCQTIIEEFLQ, encoded by the coding sequence ATGGCGATTATCCTCCAAATAACAGGATTCAAGAAAAGCGGCAAAACAACGCTCACGAATTGCTTTGTGCAGCAACTAAAAGCGCAAGACTACACGGTGGCAGTCATCAAACACGACGCCCATGCGTTCACCATCGACCACCCAGGCACGGATTCCCACTCGTTTCGTGAGAGCGGCGCGGATGTTGTCGCCCTATCTTCCTCTTCCCAACACGCGATTATGGTGGATCAAGGCATCACACTGCAGAATATGATTGCCCAATTACCGCCAACCGACGTGATTTTAATCGAAGGCTACAAAGAAGCGCCGTTTCCAAAAATCGTGATGGTGCGGGACGAGGAAGATATCGCGACACTTGAAACGCTCCCAGCAATCCATACGATGGCGACATTGCGCGACGATTTACCAGCCAACATTTTGAAAATAAGCACGCAAGCCGCACAAGTTGCCTTATGTCAGACGATAATCGAGGAATTTTTACAATGA
- the narI gene encoding respiratory nitrate reductase subunit gamma, which translates to MWNNFLWVVLPYLVLASFVFGHIFRYRYDHFTVTSKSSEMIEKKQLMVGSILFHVGIIFVVGGHFIGLVIPKTWTTSIGISEHMYHIVAVGIGSVFGIMAFAGMFLLTFRRLSNDRVRMTSSIMDIIVNLALLVTLFLGMASTLFANPANPGFDYRETISIWFRQLFVFQPDASLMATVPVFFQLHIICAFIIFALFPYTRLVHAWSVPLTYLKRSYIIYRR; encoded by the coding sequence ATGTGGAATAATTTTTTGTGGGTTGTTTTGCCCTATCTTGTTTTGGCGAGCTTTGTGTTTGGCCATATTTTCCGCTATCGGTATGACCATTTTACGGTGACCTCGAAGTCTTCGGAAATGATTGAGAAAAAGCAATTGATGGTTGGTAGTATTTTGTTCCATGTCGGGATTATTTTCGTAGTTGGCGGGCATTTCATCGGCCTAGTCATTCCGAAAACGTGGACGACTTCGATTGGGATTAGCGAGCATATGTATCATATTGTAGCTGTTGGGATTGGTAGCGTGTTCGGGATTATGGCGTTTGCGGGGATGTTTTTATTGACGTTCCGACGCTTGTCGAATGATCGCGTGCGGATGACGAGTTCGATTATGGATATTATCGTGAATTTGGCGCTTTTGGTGACGCTGTTTCTCGGAATGGCGAGTACACTGTTTGCCAATCCGGCGAATCCAGGCTTTGATTACCGCGAAACGATTTCGATTTGGTTCAGACAGCTGTTCGTATTCCAACCAGACGCGAGTTTGATGGCGACTGTACCGGTGTTTTTCCAACTGCATATCATATGCGCATTCATCATTTTCGCGCTGTTCCCGTACACACGATTAGTGCATGCGTGGAGCGTGCCACTGACGTATTTGAAGAGGAGTTATATTATTTATCGTCGCTAG
- the moaC gene encoding cyclic pyranopterin monophosphate synthase MoaC translates to MTDELSHFNDEQRAHMVDVTKKSETQRRAIAETTLHMEEATLTRIKEGQIDKGDVLAVAQVAGIMATKKTSELIPMCHPIMTTKVNIMFTDDGKDHLTIIAEVVTIGKTGVEMEALTAVSVTALTVYDMCKAIDKKIVIENTHLVEKTGGKSGKFRFDK, encoded by the coding sequence ATGACTGATGAACTATCCCATTTTAATGACGAACAACGCGCCCACATGGTAGACGTGACGAAGAAAAGTGAAACACAACGACGCGCGATCGCTGAAACGACGCTACATATGGAAGAAGCGACCTTGACGCGTATTAAAGAAGGGCAAATCGATAAAGGCGATGTGCTGGCCGTTGCGCAAGTAGCAGGAATCATGGCTACAAAAAAAACGAGCGAACTCATCCCGATGTGCCATCCAATTATGACGACGAAAGTTAACATTATGTTCACAGACGACGGTAAAGACCACCTAACGATTATCGCTGAAGTTGTTACGATTGGCAAAACTGGCGTCGAGATGGAAGCTCTGACCGCTGTATCCGTTACCGCGCTAACCGTTTACGACATGTGTAAAGCGATAGATAAAAAAATCGTCATTGAAAACACCCATCTTGTTGAAAAAACAGGAGGCAAAAGCGGAAAATTCCGTTTCGATAAATAA
- a CDS encoding ThiF family adenylyltransferase: MERYDRQMRVAQIGKSGQKVLQASSILIIGVGAIGTYAAEIATRMGFGRLILVDRDFVELSNLQRQTLFTEEDAMQKEAKAWAAAKALRAINQDIQIEFLVDDANAVSLVPYAGNVDAVLDCTDNFATRRFLNQWCLEQRIPWIFASCAGTFANVMPIIPGETACLHCLMEKMPLFNETSCDIIGVHGALIPMLAGLQVSLLTKLLLGERHTAYYQLDNWEMTFQKFGVTRNLDCAVCVHGEKPETVFSKQPMLLCGRDTVQFQIGSAIHFDEFEKVLRRQDIMSNANRFVLTFTFQDYDFTVFQNGRVLVHGTDDLMVAKKQYQHFFNEI, from the coding sequence ATGGAGCGTTATGATCGGCAAATGCGGGTTGCGCAGATTGGAAAGTCTGGTCAGAAAGTATTGCAAGCGAGTAGCATTCTTATTATTGGAGTTGGCGCAATTGGCACGTACGCCGCAGAAATTGCGACGCGGATGGGTTTTGGACGGCTAATTTTGGTGGATCGGGATTTTGTGGAGCTTTCTAATTTACAGCGGCAAACTTTATTTACGGAAGAGGACGCGATGCAAAAAGAGGCGAAAGCGTGGGCGGCGGCGAAGGCGTTGCGCGCGATTAATCAGGATATTCAGATTGAATTTTTAGTGGATGATGCCAATGCGGTGTCGTTGGTGCCTTATGCGGGAAATGTGGATGCGGTTTTGGATTGTACGGATAATTTTGCGACGCGGCGTTTTTTGAATCAATGGTGCTTGGAGCAGCGAATTCCGTGGATTTTTGCTTCGTGTGCGGGGACGTTTGCGAATGTGATGCCGATTATTCCTGGTGAGACGGCTTGCTTGCATTGTTTAATGGAGAAGATGCCACTTTTTAATGAAACGAGTTGTGATATTATCGGAGTTCACGGGGCGCTTATTCCGATGCTGGCAGGGCTTCAAGTCTCACTTTTGACGAAATTATTACTCGGGGAGCGTCACACGGCTTATTATCAGTTGGATAATTGGGAGATGACATTTCAGAAGTTTGGTGTGACGCGGAATCTGGATTGTGCCGTTTGTGTTCATGGGGAGAAGCCAGAGACGGTCTTTTCAAAACAGCCGATGTTGCTTTGCGGGCGTGATACCGTACAATTTCAGATTGGTTCGGCGATTCATTTTGACGAGTTCGAGAAGGTCCTTCGTAGGCAAGACATCATGAGTAACGCGAATCGATTTGTTCTTACTTTTACTTTTCAAGATTATGATTTTACGGTTTTTCAGAATGGACGTGTGTTGGTGCACGGAACCGATGATTTAATGGTCGCTAAGAAGCAGTATCAGCACTTTTTTAATGAAATTTGA
- the def gene encoding peptide deformylase: MLTMDDIVREGDPVLRAVAEPVTFPLSDEDKKTGQKMLEFLINSQDPEIAEKHELRGGVGIAAPQIAVSKRYIAIHVHDDNDRLYSHILYNPKIRSHSVENACLGGGEGCLSVDREVPGYVVRHARVTVEAFDENGKPFKLRLKDYPAIVVQHEIDHLNGVMFYDHINKQNPSYLPPDVTIYE; this comes from the coding sequence ATGCTTACAATGGATGATATAGTCCGTGAGGGGGACCCCGTTTTGCGCGCTGTCGCAGAGCCTGTCACTTTTCCCCTATCGGATGAAGATAAGAAAACAGGTCAAAAGATGTTAGAATTTCTGATTAATAGTCAAGATCCCGAAATTGCTGAAAAACATGAATTACGTGGTGGTGTTGGTATTGCTGCACCGCAAATTGCTGTTTCGAAGCGCTATATCGCGATTCATGTGCATGATGATAATGATCGTTTATACAGCCACATTTTGTACAATCCAAAGATTCGCAGTCATTCCGTCGAAAATGCGTGTTTAGGCGGCGGCGAAGGTTGTCTTTCGGTTGATCGTGAGGTTCCAGGTTATGTCGTTCGTCATGCTCGTGTGACGGTGGAAGCTTTTGATGAAAACGGGAAACCCTTTAAGTTGCGATTGAAAGATTATCCTGCGATTGTTGTGCAGCATGAAATCGATCATTTGAACGGGGTTATGTTTTACGATCATATTAATAAGCAGAACCCATCGTATTTGCCACCAGACGTGACGATTTACGAATAA
- the moaD gene encoding molybdopterin converting factor subunit 1 has product MTPIKLFAFLVQKAGFSQVELDLSDCKTVADVRQLVSKEIPAIKADVAKCMIAVNMEFQPDDCLLTDVSEIAIIPPVSGG; this is encoded by the coding sequence ATGACGCCCATTAAACTATTCGCTTTTCTCGTCCAGAAAGCAGGGTTTTCACAAGTAGAACTCGACCTTTCTGATTGCAAGACTGTAGCAGATGTGAGACAGTTAGTAAGTAAAGAAATCCCAGCGATTAAAGCCGACGTGGCGAAATGCATGATTGCGGTGAACATGGAGTTTCAGCCAGACGATTGCCTTTTAACAGACGTTTCAGAAATCGCGATAATCCCTCCAGTAAGCGGAGGATGA
- the glp gene encoding molybdopterin molybdotransferase MoeA, producing the protein MLDKRVAIRVEEAQKRLLENAVMLGAEQIQTADANGRILAEEVTATMAMPYFRRSGYDGFAIRAEDDSNYPRTFQVVADVPCGAAYNHDLQENETVRIMTGAKVPENAGKIIMLEQSRETGDSATITLINTHKNTNITERGEEFESGAPLLQAHHHLNPGSISLLAAFGIPTVTVFRRPRVAILSTGSELVQPGSPLPDGKIFNSNHLMLAALAADAGAEVIAVEQIEDDLALTKNRLTDLAKQADLILTTGGVSVGDFDFMAIIAKEDAELLYNKIQMRPGSVTTAMRYENTLVAALSGNPGACFTAFHLLIAPVLAKMSGDIETQFTFQTAKMGADYSKNNAYDRFLRGQLLYEAGELTAVPVGSDMSSALGNLHLTECLIKIPSGKTGKNKGEEIEIWRLSSK; encoded by the coding sequence ATGTTGGATAAACGAGTGGCGATTCGGGTGGAAGAGGCGCAGAAAAGGTTGTTAGAGAACGCGGTCATGCTTGGCGCAGAGCAGATTCAAACCGCAGACGCGAATGGTCGAATCTTGGCAGAAGAAGTCACCGCGACGATGGCGATGCCGTATTTCAGGCGTTCAGGATATGACGGTTTTGCGATTCGCGCGGAGGACGATTCAAATTACCCGCGAACCTTCCAAGTCGTGGCGGACGTTCCCTGTGGCGCCGCGTACAATCACGATTTGCAGGAAAATGAGACCGTGCGCATCATGACCGGCGCCAAAGTTCCAGAAAACGCCGGCAAAATCATCATGCTGGAGCAGTCACGCGAAACCGGTGACTCCGCGACAATCACACTCATCAACACGCATAAAAATACAAACATCACAGAGCGCGGCGAAGAATTCGAGTCAGGCGCACCATTACTGCAAGCACATCACCATCTGAATCCCGGCTCCATCAGCTTGCTCGCAGCATTCGGCATACCGACTGTGACCGTTTTCCGCAGGCCGCGCGTGGCGATTTTATCCACCGGTTCCGAGCTTGTCCAACCAGGCTCCCCCCTACCAGACGGGAAAATTTTCAACAGTAACCATCTGATGTTGGCGGCGCTCGCGGCAGATGCAGGAGCAGAAGTCATTGCGGTGGAACAAATCGAGGACGACCTAGCGTTGACGAAAAACCGGCTCACCGATCTTGCAAAACAGGCCGACCTCATTCTCACAACAGGCGGCGTTTCCGTCGGGGACTTCGATTTCATGGCGATTATCGCAAAAGAGGACGCCGAACTGCTATACAACAAAATCCAAATGCGACCCGGCAGCGTCACGACGGCGATGCGCTACGAAAACACGCTAGTCGCAGCTTTATCAGGCAATCCAGGCGCTTGCTTCACGGCGTTTCACCTGCTCATCGCGCCAGTACTCGCTAAAATGAGCGGCGACATCGAAACCCAATTCACTTTTCAAACGGCAAAAATGGGCGCAGATTATTCGAAAAACAACGCTTACGATCGCTTTTTACGTGGGCAATTATTGTACGAAGCCGGCGAATTAACCGCCGTTCCCGTTGGCAGCGACATGTCGAGCGCGCTTGGCAATTTACACTTAACTGAATGCCTTATCAAAATCCCAAGTGGCAAAACAGGCAAAAATAAAGGAGAGGAGATAGAGATATGGCGATTATCCTCCAAATAA
- a CDS encoding molybdenum cofactor biosynthesis protein MoaE → MINVRLQQEPIDVGATYQELVNAKFGAVNMFVGTIREWTGDIQTEKIRYTAYKEMAMKELSKLAHEVEAKYDADVVVIHRLGELELTDIAVFIGVATPHRAASYEGSRFIIENLKKRVPIWKEEVDTDRVRWGGERDDAH, encoded by the coding sequence ATGATAAATGTTAGATTACAGCAGGAGCCGATTGATGTCGGAGCCACATACCAAGAGTTAGTCAATGCCAAATTTGGCGCTGTGAACATGTTTGTCGGCACGATTCGCGAATGGACTGGCGACATTCAAACCGAGAAGATTCGCTACACAGCCTACAAAGAAATGGCGATGAAAGAATTATCCAAACTAGCACACGAAGTCGAGGCAAAATACGACGCCGATGTGGTCGTGATTCACCGTTTAGGCGAGTTAGAACTGACCGATATCGCCGTTTTCATCGGAGTCGCCACACCTCACCGCGCCGCCTCTTATGAGGGTTCCCGTTTTATTATTGAAAACTTGAAAAAACGCGTTCCCATTTGGAAAGAAGAAGTCGATACCGATCGTGTTCGTTGGGGAGGTGAGCGAGATGACGCCCATTAA
- a CDS encoding nitrate/nitrite transporter, which translates to MQQTSKKDAYIALTIATVAMAISFMVWASLSPVSNQIAAEFGLSASQKSLLIATPVLLGSIMRIPMGILSDRYGGKKIYIITMLFTLIPLVLIPFATTYLYLMLCAFFIGMAGTTFAIAISYVSTFFPAEKQGLILGIAGMGNIGNALSGLIIPRINANWGFDWIYYSLMIAIVIIVAIFAIFAKEMKLSTEKKTLKQSLSVVKDKNTWYLSLFYFLTFGSFVALSNYLPAFMGDQFSIGAVNAGLFSAGFAATATFMRPVGGILADKFNPTKLLTTGFALVSVAAFLIAFSLTQYGIFTTLIFITALIVGLGNGIIFKMVPMVSKGNTGAVTGFVGAAGGLGGFFPPLLLGIIKQNTGSYTLGFVLLGVFALVCLVTVWAVYLRKPAVTT; encoded by the coding sequence ATGCAACAAACATCTAAAAAAGACGCGTATATCGCGCTCACCATTGCTACGGTTGCGATGGCGATTTCATTCATGGTCTGGGCTTCATTATCCCCAGTTTCCAATCAGATTGCCGCGGAATTTGGTTTATCTGCTTCACAAAAAAGCTTACTTATTGCAACACCCGTACTTTTAGGCTCTATCATGCGGATTCCAATGGGGATTTTAAGTGATCGGTACGGTGGAAAGAAAATATACATTATCACGATGCTTTTCACGCTGATTCCACTTGTTTTGATACCTTTTGCGACAACTTATTTATACTTGATGCTTTGCGCGTTTTTCATTGGTATGGCGGGGACAACTTTTGCCATCGCGATTTCTTACGTGTCGACCTTTTTCCCAGCTGAAAAACAAGGCTTAATTCTTGGTATTGCGGGGATGGGTAACATTGGTAATGCGCTTTCTGGTCTTATTATTCCGCGTATAAATGCAAACTGGGGATTCGACTGGATTTACTATTCCCTAATGATTGCGATTGTGATTATTGTCGCTATCTTTGCCATTTTCGCGAAGGAAATGAAGCTATCAACGGAAAAGAAAACGTTGAAGCAGTCGCTATCGGTTGTGAAGGATAAAAACACGTGGTACTTATCGCTGTTCTATTTCCTCACATTCGGTTCTTTCGTAGCGCTTAGCAATTATTTGCCAGCATTTATGGGGGACCAGTTCTCGATTGGCGCGGTTAACGCTGGTTTATTCTCTGCTGGCTTTGCTGCAACGGCCACATTCATGCGTCCTGTCGGTGGGATTTTGGCGGATAAATTCAATCCAACGAAATTGCTGACAACCGGCTTTGCACTCGTTTCTGTGGCCGCGTTCCTGATTGCGTTCTCACTGACGCAGTACGGCATTTTCACGACGCTTATCTTTATTACCGCGCTGATTGTTGGGCTTGGTAACGGGATTATTTTCAAAATGGTGCCAATGGTTTCAAAAGGAAATACTGGTGCAGTGACGGGATTCGTTGGTGCAGCTGGTGGACTTGGTGGATTTTTCCCGCCGCTTTTACTCGGTATTATTAAACAAAATACAGGTTCTTATACGCTTGGATTTGTCTTGCTCGGCGTGTTTGCACTCGTTTGTCTTGTGACAGTCTGGGCTGTTTATTTACGCAAACCAGCTGTAACGACCTGA